The following proteins come from a genomic window of Aquimarina sp. MAR_2010_214:
- a CDS encoding NmrA family NAD(P)-binding protein: MKENILVIGGTGKTGRKVANKLVKIGHHVRIGSRSASPPFDWKKPEEWSEVLRGMDKVYITFQPDLAVPGALEAIEELTKQAKKSNIKKMVLLSGKGEREAELCEQVVIHSAIDYTIVRASWFNQNFSESFFLEPIIEGFVALPQAEIKVPYVDTDDISDVVVEALLNRKHNGKIYQLTGSRQLTFKEVIQEISEATGRKINFTPIALPAYTNVMKQQGVPADFIWLIEYLFSEVLGNPTNSEITNDIEEVLGRKPKDFSAYVKETAITGIWNSRLNN; this comes from the coding sequence ATGAAAGAAAATATTTTAGTAATCGGCGGAACTGGAAAGACCGGTCGAAAAGTAGCAAATAAATTAGTTAAAATTGGACACCATGTTAGAATTGGCTCGCGATCAGCATCCCCTCCATTTGATTGGAAAAAACCTGAAGAATGGTCTGAAGTATTAAGAGGTATGGATAAAGTTTATATCACTTTTCAACCAGATTTGGCAGTACCTGGAGCTTTGGAAGCTATTGAAGAATTAACCAAACAAGCGAAAAAAAGTAACATAAAAAAAATGGTCCTTCTATCAGGAAAAGGTGAACGAGAAGCCGAATTATGCGAACAAGTTGTTATCCACTCTGCAATAGACTATACTATTGTTAGAGCAAGTTGGTTTAATCAAAATTTTAGCGAGAGCTTTTTTTTAGAACCAATTATTGAAGGTTTTGTTGCATTACCACAAGCAGAAATCAAAGTACCATATGTGGATACTGATGATATTTCAGATGTTGTAGTAGAGGCTTTATTAAATAGGAAACACAATGGTAAAATTTATCAATTAACTGGCTCAAGACAACTTACGTTTAAAGAGGTAATTCAAGAGATCTCTGAAGCCACAGGAAGAAAAATCAACTTTACCCCAATAGCTCTTCCTGCCTATACAAATGTTATGAAACAACAGGGAGTACCCGCTGATTTTATCTGGTTAATCGAATATTTGTTCTCAGAAGTTCTAGGAAATCCAACTAATTCTGAAATTACCAATGATATAGAAGAAGTATTAGGCAGGAAACCCAAAGATTTTTCAGCATATGTAAAAGAAACTGCAATTACAGGTATTTGGAACTCCAGATTAAATAACTAA
- a CDS encoding DUF1772 domain-containing protein has translation MELSLKLTSLLLTVLLTGLSAGLCFTWSNTVISGIGKLDNFSYLQAFQQMNRTILNPAFFIVFFGPVFLNLINTYVFRNVSTTLIWLLISSTLLYFFGVVLITIFGNVPLNEVLDKSDLNTLNIEELRILRDSFEIKWNRLHLIRTISSSISFLLLTITFLIKD, from the coding sequence ATGGAACTTTCATTAAAACTTACCTCACTCCTGTTAACTGTTTTATTAACTGGACTATCAGCAGGCTTATGTTTTACATGGTCTAACACGGTTATTTCTGGGATAGGTAAATTAGATAATTTCAGCTATTTACAAGCCTTTCAACAAATGAATAGAACAATACTAAATCCAGCATTTTTTATTGTCTTTTTTGGTCCTGTCTTTCTAAATCTAATCAATACATATGTCTTTAGAAACGTATCAACCACACTAATATGGCTACTTATTTCATCTACTCTACTATACTTTTTTGGCGTGGTACTGATAACCATTTTCGGAAATGTACCCCTAAACGAAGTGCTAGATAAATCTGACTTAAATACTCTAAATATTGAAGAATTAAGAATCCTACGTGACTCATTTGAAATTAAATGGAATCGCTTACACCTAATAAGAACGATTAGTTCTAGTATTTCATTTCTATTACTAACAATAACATTTTTAATAAAAGATTAA
- a CDS encoding LytTR family DNA-binding domain-containing protein, translating into MKILIVDDEALARKRISKLITEAKVTDYIFEASSGKEAIQSILELKPDIIFLDIQMTDMTGFDVLKKIQTPYIPTIIFVTAFDHFAVKAFEVQAIDFLLKPFKKDRFFEALHRGINRIRLNEREAFASKINNLIQFLENEETSLLEKQHKYLERIVLKLGKKYYFVETKDVKHITSSAYYAEIYTYSGKKHIYRISMSDFIKKLDPKEFIRINRSTILRLKEIKEVITEGIGGYSITMNDGKSFSLTKTYKASFLKKIDIKNS; encoded by the coding sequence ATGAAAATACTGATTGTTGATGATGAAGCTTTGGCCAGAAAAAGAATTTCAAAATTAATTACAGAAGCCAAAGTAACAGATTATATTTTTGAAGCATCTTCTGGTAAAGAAGCTATACAATCTATTCTTGAATTAAAGCCGGATATCATTTTTCTAGACATCCAGATGACAGACATGACTGGTTTTGATGTGCTAAAAAAAATCCAAACACCATATATTCCTACTATCATTTTTGTAACTGCATTTGATCATTTTGCAGTAAAAGCATTTGAGGTACAGGCTATTGATTTTTTACTAAAACCTTTTAAAAAAGATCGATTTTTTGAAGCTTTACACAGAGGTATCAATCGCATTAGATTAAACGAAAGAGAAGCCTTTGCATCAAAAATAAATAATTTAATTCAGTTTTTAGAAAATGAAGAAACAAGCTTATTAGAAAAGCAACATAAGTATTTAGAACGTATTGTTTTAAAACTAGGAAAGAAGTATTATTTTGTTGAAACTAAAGATGTGAAACACATTACTTCTTCTGCATACTATGCTGAAATTTATACCTATTCGGGTAAGAAACATATTTATCGTATTTCTATGAGTGATTTTATTAAGAAACTAGATCCTAAAGAATTTATACGAATTAACAGGTCAACTATCCTTAGATTAAAAGAAATTAAAGAAGTTATCACCGAAGGTATAGGAGGTTATAGTATTACAATGAATGATGGTAAATCATTCTCTTTAACGAAAACCTATAAAGCGTCTTTTCTAAAGAAAATTGACATTAAGAATTCTTAA
- a CDS encoding cytochrome ubiquinol oxidase subunit I — MEDMLFYDRMQFAFTITFHYLFPQLTMGLSLMIIYFKWKFLRTHLDKYNDAAKFWMKIFALNFAMGVVTGIPMEFQFGTNWAKFSELTGGIIGQTLAMEGMFSFFLESSFLGLFLFGEKLLGHKLHFLTGFLVFLGSWASGYLIIATHSWMQHPVGYEILENGKFVLNNFGALFSNPWLLPSYLHNQLASVITASFVVAAIGSFYILNNKHSEFGKLFVKTGVIFGFVSSVLVAFPTGDWAAKNVVKHQPVTFAAMEGIFETEDGGSEIILIGQPNMIEKKLDNKIAVPNILSFLTYQNWDKQIKGLNEFDESVYPTNIPGLYYAYHIMVGLGTIFIGLMLLAVIQLFRKKLYRTKWILWSIMFMLPFPYIANTTGWYTAELGRQPWLVYNLLRTIEGASPTVSSGNTLFTLLGFIGLYLLLGLLFLMLAGKIINKGPQMIKH, encoded by the coding sequence ATGGAAGATATGCTCTTTTATGACAGAATGCAGTTTGCATTTACAATTACTTTTCACTATTTATTTCCGCAATTAACTATGGGATTATCATTAATGATAATCTATTTTAAATGGAAATTCCTAAGAACACATCTTGATAAATATAATGATGCAGCAAAGTTTTGGATGAAGATTTTTGCGTTAAATTTTGCTATGGGCGTTGTAACCGGGATTCCGATGGAATTCCAATTTGGAACTAATTGGGCAAAATTCTCTGAGCTTACAGGCGGGATTATAGGGCAAACCTTAGCAATGGAAGGGATGTTCTCTTTCTTTTTAGAATCGTCTTTTCTTGGGTTGTTTTTATTTGGCGAAAAATTGCTTGGACATAAACTACATTTCTTAACAGGTTTTTTGGTATTCTTGGGTTCTTGGGCTAGTGGTTATTTGATCATAGCTACGCATTCCTGGATGCAACACCCTGTGGGATATGAAATATTGGAAAACGGAAAATTTGTTCTCAATAATTTTGGGGCTTTATTTTCTAACCCCTGGTTATTGCCTTCGTATTTACACAATCAATTAGCTTCGGTAATTACTGCTTCATTTGTGGTTGCTGCTATTGGATCATTTTATATTTTAAATAATAAACATAGTGAGTTTGGGAAACTTTTTGTGAAAACAGGTGTTATTTTTGGGTTTGTATCTAGTGTTTTGGTAGCTTTTCCTACGGGAGATTGGGCTGCAAAAAATGTAGTAAAACATCAACCAGTAACCTTTGCTGCAATGGAAGGGATCTTTGAAACAGAAGATGGTGGCTCTGAGATTATCTTAATAGGCCAACCCAATATGATAGAGAAGAAGTTGGATAACAAAATAGCTGTTCCTAATATATTAAGTTTCTTAACATATCAGAATTGGGATAAGCAAATAAAGGGGTTGAATGAATTTGATGAATCAGTATATCCAACTAATATACCCGGTTTATATTACGCATACCATATTATGGTTGGTTTAGGGACTATTTTTATTGGTTTGATGTTATTAGCTGTTATTCAGTTGTTTCGAAAGAAATTGTATAGAACAAAATGGATTTTATGGTCAATAATGTTTATGCTACCTTTCCCTTATATAGCCAATACAACTGGTTGGTATACAGCAGAATTAGGAAGGCAACCATGGTTGGTTTATAATTTATTGCGAACAATAGAGGGGGCTTCTCCAACAGTATCTTCTGGGAATACACTATTTACTTTATTAGGGTTTATAGGTTTGTATTTATTACTTGGATTGTTATTCTTAATGTTAGCAGGAAAAATAATAAATAAAGGACCTCAAATGATAAAACATTAA
- a CDS encoding PAS domain-containing sensor histidine kinase yields the protein MSYTLEKFGISSEKTLLFLFILKKDGEIISFNPRCELLFPIEENKIRGKFITDFIIDKDVSVFLNSVSSLCDQNPLINLSLSFPTEKQGVVSIKFDFKLYNNLIYATGIDTTEEYKEHRALLTISKLAKTGAWYFNPKNNEMYWSDGCYQINELSPCTPITREKEISFYPEDTRARIKKFLDNLIKGKETYEYTEKIITEKGNEKWVKVVGQPVIYKDEVVYVNGTITDVTDRYNYIEKLKYSEETKHLALKGIQSGLFDYHVKKNEVFYGSDFKKMLGLPLDKDFVAEEEFRKMIHPDDVEQMLERRFNNFNEDGNYYYNYYRLKHINEGYRHYEVYGFKRKNSKGKIVRMIGNLIDVHQKKTNEKTIAESKNRLQAIVNNGFTYTILLDTEGIILMTDEKSVEIIKRDFNVDPTQVSCRFIDVTPLNFKNSFAHEFNEALKGNIVKKEIERITHKGDLQWLEARYIPIFNQEKRVNSVLVSFLDITERKLAEIAIKESHIKEQELNSLKSNILSNFSHEIRTPLNGIMTISKLLLDEESSEEREKLLKYLEESKKRLLDTINNLSNFSEIEAIKKNINVQESDINYTIETSYREYKHMAEAKELTYQLELDPTSPKVNIDRDLFRAAINNIIHNAIKYTNKGNIIIKVNSKNLKNNVYISVIDTGIGIDKENLKKIFDPFIQESIGMSRKYEGTGIGLSVSKRYIEILNGKIKVKSKIGKGTEFNIIIPKCL from the coding sequence ATGTCTTATACTTTAGAAAAATTTGGAATCTCATCAGAAAAAACATTACTCTTTCTTTTCATTCTAAAAAAAGATGGTGAAATAATTTCTTTCAATCCTAGATGTGAACTATTGTTTCCTATAGAGGAAAATAAAATCAGAGGAAAATTTATTACCGATTTCATTATTGATAAAGATGTATCTGTATTTTTAAACTCGGTATCTAGTTTATGTGATCAGAATCCACTTATCAACCTATCTTTAAGTTTCCCTACAGAAAAACAAGGGGTAGTGTCTATAAAATTTGATTTCAAACTATATAACAATTTGATTTATGCTACAGGAATAGATACCACAGAAGAATACAAAGAACATAGAGCTTTATTGACCATTTCAAAACTAGCCAAAACTGGTGCCTGGTATTTTAATCCCAAGAATAATGAAATGTACTGGTCAGATGGTTGTTACCAAATAAATGAACTAAGTCCTTGTACTCCTATAACAAGAGAAAAAGAAATTAGTTTTTACCCCGAAGATACTAGAGCCAGAATAAAAAAATTCCTTGATAACCTTATTAAAGGTAAAGAAACTTATGAGTATACAGAAAAAATCATTACTGAGAAAGGAAATGAAAAGTGGGTTAAAGTTGTAGGACAACCTGTTATTTATAAAGATGAGGTTGTATATGTAAACGGGACAATCACAGATGTTACTGATCGATACAATTACATTGAAAAACTCAAATATAGTGAAGAGACTAAGCATTTAGCTTTAAAAGGAATACAATCTGGATTGTTTGACTATCATGTTAAAAAAAACGAAGTTTTTTATGGGTCAGATTTTAAAAAAATGCTGGGGCTTCCTTTAGATAAAGATTTTGTCGCAGAAGAGGAATTTAGAAAAATGATACATCCAGACGATGTAGAACAAATGCTTGAAAGGCGATTTAATAATTTTAATGAGGACGGTAACTATTATTATAATTATTATAGGCTTAAGCATATTAATGAAGGGTATCGACATTATGAGGTTTATGGTTTCAAAAGAAAGAACTCAAAAGGAAAAATAGTCCGAATGATTGGTAACCTGATCGATGTTCATCAAAAAAAGACCAATGAAAAAACTATTGCAGAAAGCAAAAACAGATTGCAAGCTATTGTAAATAATGGGTTTACGTATACAATTTTATTAGATACCGAAGGAATAATTTTAATGACAGATGAAAAATCTGTAGAAATCATAAAAAGGGATTTTAATGTCGATCCTACACAGGTATCCTGTCGTTTTATAGATGTAACACCTCTTAATTTTAAGAATTCTTTTGCGCACGAATTTAATGAAGCCCTAAAAGGGAATATTGTAAAAAAAGAAATAGAACGTATTACACATAAAGGTGATTTGCAATGGTTAGAAGCAAGATACATACCCATTTTTAATCAAGAAAAGAGAGTCAACTCTGTTCTTGTTAGTTTTCTTGACATTACTGAACGAAAATTAGCAGAAATAGCAATTAAAGAATCTCATATAAAAGAGCAAGAACTAAATAGCCTTAAGTCAAACATATTATCCAACTTTAGTCATGAAATTAGAACTCCATTAAATGGTATAATGACTATTAGTAAACTACTATTAGACGAAGAAAGTTCTGAGGAAAGAGAAAAACTTCTGAAGTACCTGGAAGAAAGTAAAAAGAGGCTTCTGGATACAATCAATAATTTATCAAATTTTAGCGAAATAGAAGCTATAAAAAAGAACATAAACGTACAAGAATCTGATATCAATTATACCATAGAAACGTCATATAGAGAATATAAACATATGGCCGAAGCAAAGGAATTAACCTATCAATTAGAGCTTGATCCAACTAGTCCCAAGGTTAACATTGATAGAGATTTATTTAGAGCTGCAATCAATAATATTATCCATAACGCCATTAAGTACACCAATAAAGGAAATATAATTATTAAAGTTAATTCTAAAAATTTAAAAAATAATGTTTATATTTCAGTGATTGATACCGGTATTGGAATAGACAAAGAAAATCTTAAGAAAATTTTTGATCCTTTTATACAAGAAAGCATTGGTATGAGTCGTAAATATGAAGGAACTGGTATCGGATTAAGTGTATCTAAACGATATATTGAAATCCTGAATGGGAAAATAAAAGTAAAAAGTAAAATAGGTAAGGGTACCGAATTTAATATTATAATTCCAAAATGCCTATGA
- a CDS encoding sensor histidine kinase: MNKFSLPISIIIHTLISVLLSLYSSILLLGYEKIFLGYDDPITIKVILSRVAYSSNFNFFVYFTLITILYAYYYLKKQKDQEIEESNLKAQLLDSKIKVLQSQLQPHFLFNALNDISSLMDINIEKSQDAIADLSEMLRKTLSIKDVKYITLKEELSILNKYLSIEKLRFGEKLNFDIDTTDITLLEKIPPLILQPIVENSIKHGFSYEHDTIMINIKIFVYNNQIVFEITNNGMQIQVKEVVFGNGISNVLERIDTLYHGNYSFDIRNNRDLGVINIIKIPRISQTTT, from the coding sequence ATGAACAAGTTTTCGCTGCCTATTAGTATTATTATTCATACTCTAATTTCGGTTTTATTATCGTTATACAGTTCAATATTACTATTAGGATATGAAAAGATTTTTCTTGGTTATGATGATCCTATAACTATCAAAGTAATTCTATCTAGAGTTGCTTATAGTTCGAATTTTAACTTTTTTGTTTATTTCACATTAATCACTATTCTATATGCCTATTACTATTTAAAAAAACAAAAGGATCAGGAAATAGAAGAATCTAATTTAAAAGCACAATTATTGGATTCAAAAATTAAAGTTTTACAATCACAATTACAACCGCATTTTCTATTCAATGCTTTAAACGATATTTCTTCCTTAATGGATATAAATATTGAAAAATCACAAGATGCTATTGCTGACCTGAGCGAAATGTTGAGAAAAACATTAAGTATTAAAGATGTAAAGTATATTACTTTGAAAGAAGAGCTTTCTATTTTAAACAAATACCTAAGTATTGAAAAATTACGATTTGGAGAAAAGCTCAACTTTGATATTGACACAACTGACATTACATTATTAGAAAAAATCCCTCCACTCATTTTACAACCTATTGTAGAAAACTCTATAAAGCATGGTTTTTCTTATGAGCATGATACCATTATGATCAACATAAAAATTTTCGTTTATAACAATCAAATAGTATTCGAAATCACTAATAATGGTATGCAAATACAAGTAAAAGAGGTTGTTTTTGGTAATGGTATCAGTAATGTTTTAGAGCGAATAGATACCTTATATCATGGTAATTATTCTTTTGATATTAGAAATAATAGAGATTTAGGAGTAATCAATATCATCAAAATACCCAGAATCTCTCAAACAACTACTTAG
- a CDS encoding TonB-dependent receptor encodes MKLKHIAIICALFPIALLGQENKEKKNDTLTTKPIKLSTVIITGQTNTDPVMTSVKTEIAKKIVQPRNVADLFKDLNGFSLIKRGNYAIDPSFRASQYEQLNIQFDGGTKVMHACPNRMDPITTHVIPEEIEKIEVIKGPYSVRYGATFAGIINLVTQKTYLAEKGLHGSVNSGYESNGNSSVSMLKLQQVSSKFDITGNFGFRDFGNYKDGDETEIPSSFRSIDYGLKVGYDLSDNQRLQAGWRQSFGRDVLHAGLPMDTDEDNSSILSLDYRFTNSDGLLKEINAKSYYSYVDHIMSNTNRPSFRMTEAISTIDAATFGGKIEFKLIPSDKLTIYSGVDAFLVARDGLRTRLVKRNMMGEPLDNPMSFDDKVWQDSYINDYGVFTEGKYAISNKTLLTAGIRYDLIASNIQDPEADFNILYPDLGKRTENNISVTSSVKYIPTSNFMIEFAYGRGVRSANMIERYINHFTVGQDPYEYVGNPFLDAEVNNQFEIGIKGKWDIKHSFINTFKYGISTYYSIYENYIVPVIDPTLERKFMPNAQPQEVKRFVNTDESYKTGFEVLAKIGFLQDFSFKTELSYAYTQNKDLNESLPLTPPLVTRLDLGFEKERFWVNVNYTLTAKQEEIATSFREQETKGYTTLDIRLGVKPIESITIGVAALNVFDVTYNNHLNFSFKNQAGFERVPINDPGRNFSAFVQYRF; translated from the coding sequence ATGAAACTAAAACACATCGCAATTATATGCGCCCTGTTCCCTATCGCATTATTGGGGCAGGAAAACAAAGAGAAAAAAAACGATACATTAACAACAAAACCCATAAAACTAAGTACCGTAATTATTACTGGTCAAACTAATACAGATCCAGTAATGACAAGCGTAAAAACTGAAATAGCAAAAAAAATAGTACAACCCAGAAATGTAGCTGATCTATTCAAAGACTTAAATGGGTTCTCATTAATAAAGAGAGGCAACTATGCGATTGATCCATCGTTTAGAGCCTCGCAATATGAGCAGTTAAATATTCAATTTGATGGAGGAACAAAAGTGATGCATGCTTGCCCCAACAGGATGGATCCAATAACTACTCATGTTATCCCTGAAGAAATTGAAAAAATTGAGGTCATAAAAGGACCATATTCGGTACGCTATGGAGCCACTTTTGCCGGAATTATTAATCTGGTGACACAAAAGACATATTTAGCCGAAAAAGGACTTCATGGAAGTGTAAATTCTGGATATGAAAGCAATGGTAATTCATCTGTATCTATGCTAAAATTACAACAAGTATCTTCTAAGTTTGATATTACAGGAAACTTTGGTTTTAGAGATTTTGGAAATTATAAAGATGGAGATGAAACTGAAATCCCCTCATCATTTAGAAGTATCGATTATGGTTTAAAGGTAGGGTACGATCTTAGTGATAACCAAAGACTTCAGGCAGGCTGGAGACAATCTTTTGGTAGAGATGTATTACATGCAGGTTTACCTATGGATACCGATGAAGATAATAGCTCTATATTATCTCTAGACTATAGATTCACTAATTCAGATGGTCTTTTAAAAGAGATAAATGCTAAGAGTTACTATTCTTATGTAGATCATATTATGTCTAATACTAATAGACCTAGTTTTAGGATGACCGAAGCCATTTCTACAATTGATGCAGCTACTTTTGGAGGAAAAATTGAATTCAAGCTCATTCCTTCAGATAAGCTAACCATCTACTCTGGAGTTGATGCTTTCTTAGTCGCTCGGGATGGCTTAAGAACCAGATTAGTTAAACGTAATATGATGGGAGAACCATTGGATAACCCTATGAGTTTTGATGACAAGGTATGGCAAGATTCATATATAAATGATTACGGTGTTTTTACCGAAGGAAAATATGCTATCTCTAACAAAACCCTCTTAACAGCAGGGATTAGGTACGACTTAATTGCTTCTAACATCCAGGATCCTGAAGCAGATTTTAATATATTATATCCTGATTTAGGTAAAAGAACAGAAAATAATATTAGTGTGACTTCTTCTGTAAAGTATATTCCAACAAGCAATTTTATGATAGAATTTGCTTACGGAAGAGGAGTACGTTCGGCAAATATGATAGAACGTTACATTAATCACTTTACAGTTGGGCAAGATCCTTATGAATATGTAGGAAATCCTTTTTTAGATGCAGAAGTTAACAATCAATTTGAAATAGGAATTAAGGGAAAATGGGATATAAAGCATAGCTTTATCAATACATTCAAATATGGTATCTCAACTTACTATTCAATCTATGAAAATTATATTGTTCCTGTTATTGATCCTACTTTAGAGCGAAAATTCATGCCTAATGCCCAACCACAGGAGGTAAAACGTTTTGTAAATACTGATGAATCTTATAAAACAGGATTCGAAGTGCTCGCAAAAATAGGGTTTCTTCAGGATTTTAGTTTTAAAACTGAATTATCCTATGCATATACCCAAAATAAAGATCTTAATGAATCTCTACCTCTCACACCTCCACTTGTTACACGTTTGGATTTAGGTTTTGAGAAAGAGAGGTTTTGGGTAAATGTAAATTATACATTAACTGCTAAACAAGAAGAAATTGCTACCTCGTTTAGGGAGCAAGAAACCAAAGGATATACTACTTTGGATATACGACTCGGTGTAAAACCAATAGAGAGCATTACAATAGGTGTAGCTGCGCTTAATGTTTTTGATGTTACCTATAATAATCACTTGAATTTTTCTTTTAAAAATCAAGCTGGTTTTGAACGAGTACCAATTAATGATCCGGGAAGGAATTTTTCGGCATTTGTTCAATACCGATTTTAA
- a CDS encoding GNAT family N-acetyltransferase, with product MSKEKIIRYSEEQLSEIKNIFFLNVPEYFAEKEWYDLTNYLKIHGKTYFVVKNEREIIGCGGYHKSNDTTARLSWDFIHPEFKGKGIGRKMILHCIEEIEKDVSNDSIEVWTSQHAHQFYAKFGLKTYDIKENYWEEGLHLYKMRS from the coding sequence ATGTCTAAAGAGAAAATTATCAGATATTCAGAAGAACAACTATCAGAAATTAAGAACATATTTTTTCTAAACGTTCCTGAATATTTTGCAGAAAAAGAATGGTACGATCTTACAAATTACTTAAAAATACATGGTAAAACGTATTTTGTTGTGAAAAATGAGAGGGAGATAATCGGTTGTGGGGGGTATCATAAAAGTAATGATACTACAGCAAGGTTGTCGTGGGATTTTATTCACCCTGAGTTTAAAGGAAAGGGGATAGGAAGAAAAATGATATTACATTGTATAGAAGAGATAGAAAAAGATGTAAGTAATGATAGTATTGAAGTATGGACTTCGCAGCATGCACATCAGTTTTATGCCAAATTTGGATTAAAAACTTATGATATCAAAGAGAATTATTGGGAAGAAGGTCTGCATCTTTATAAAATGAGATCATGA
- a CDS encoding AraC family transcriptional regulator, giving the protein MTRDIIDINDFTILVETANSNEPSIDSCLFDESVIAVAFYGSGNVDLAVKYGDQQKIFNHTKGLALSFYADQKVEFEHTVSASKPLECIVIATSTSNLDKLPNQEGELFGEMLHQLVHPKDHYVEGPHFLMTPEMQSIVEQVFHTRYEGKAKMMFFKSQMTSLLAHFFGQLSIASKSSIPQQERERLQLAKKILSENIDTPPSLSELSQQIGLNTFKLKKNFKELFGVPVFKYLQNERLTLAHKMIRNQEATVQEAAWHVGYESLGSFSNAFEKKFGYRPSQIK; this is encoded by the coding sequence ATGACCAGGGATATAATTGATATCAATGATTTTACCATTTTGGTAGAGACAGCCAACTCAAATGAACCTTCGATTGATTCATGTCTTTTTGATGAATCTGTTATTGCTGTTGCTTTCTATGGTTCAGGAAACGTTGATCTGGCAGTTAAATATGGTGATCAACAAAAGATATTTAACCATACAAAAGGTTTAGCACTTTCATTTTATGCAGATCAAAAAGTAGAGTTCGAACACACAGTTTCTGCTTCTAAACCACTAGAGTGTATTGTAATTGCAACATCTACCAGTAATCTTGATAAACTACCAAATCAAGAAGGCGAATTATTTGGTGAAATGCTTCACCAGTTAGTACATCCAAAAGATCATTATGTTGAAGGCCCTCATTTTTTAATGACTCCTGAAATGCAATCTATTGTAGAGCAAGTTTTTCATACCAGATATGAAGGAAAGGCTAAAATGATGTTTTTTAAAAGTCAAATGACTTCTTTGTTGGCTCATTTCTTTGGTCAGCTTTCTATAGCATCTAAATCATCGATTCCTCAACAAGAAAGAGAAAGATTACAACTGGCTAAAAAAATTCTTTCAGAAAACATAGACACACCACCATCATTATCAGAGCTTTCTCAACAGATTGGTCTGAACACATTTAAACTAAAGAAAAATTTTAAAGAGTTATTTGGGGTTCCTGTATTTAAATATCTTCAAAATGAACGACTTACTCTAGCACATAAAATGATCAGAAATCAAGAAGCTACAGTACAGGAAGCTGCATGGCATGTTGGTTATGAAAGTCTTGGTTCATTTTCAAATGCCTTTGAAAAAAAGTTTGGATATCGCCCTAGCCAAATCAAGTAA